One window of Halichondria panicea chromosome 7, odHalPani1.1, whole genome shotgun sequence genomic DNA carries:
- the LOC135339147 gene encoding NACHT, LRR and PYD domains-containing protein 12-like — MVLTYCFVSPDSTTSCPPSRERVLLNHKLSSYRDYLQSRYRMQVSTSATQWPPVPTKTIFKLAMIQKEEIQRGRIDDEFVRLTITGKIDDILLQKTPVNLTNIFPEIEDTRNFVLIEGAPGSGKSTLALHICQEWAKGKLFQQFDIAILVRLRDPLVREAKTIEDLLPCRNSTLACQIGATISGTDGKGVLWVLDGWDELPSDLPRHSIINKLIRPDMSQKGALHESAVIVTSRPSSSAELHPLVSSRVEVLGFNPHELEQYFTECLKGDSQAVQTLLERIRENPVVEGSCYLPLNASIVVNCFLSDNHSLPTSNHGIFTSIVQSSLKRYLQEKLGKTTPVGDITSPDSLPSEISTQTVQMCQLAYHGIEKNKATFTDGDLAALCITKDISNVGLLQTVPSIISDGHLVYYCFLHLSIQELLAAIHISLMSPKQQISVFQKLFGNPRFSAVFQFYAGITKLSTSRPILSKLPRFLCPVPATVFDLVRKVVKTEKEKYGEKPLLLSLINCLYEAEDSRLCVFVANLLNHNLNLDYTTMNPINCLSVGYFVSACSNTSNGFTLSLRSCSISDQGCKFLVRGLSKCPNSNNDIPTEGIHIAEIIENTISISELDLFNNAIGNSGLSTLCEAFSANISLKSLHLTKCSLTISDDNGAALYQLLNTNNSLEYLNLSFNTVTSCRHIAAGLAVNKTLRTLHLYNCELTDQSIEELSTGLINKIETLYIRGNHSITEDGMKTLARHLTTHCSELTRLGIPYHLGSCIETVFRDVNEERKRNGLPKINVDYVYDYVRLL, encoded by the coding sequence atggtactcacctattgttttgtttccccagactccaccacctcgtgtcctccctcccgagagagggtcctgctgaaccacaagctgtcctcgtacagggactacctacaaagtcgctacagaatgcaagtatccacatcagccacacaatggcctcccgtCCCAACAAAGACAATTTTCAAACTagccatgattcagaaggaggaaatacagagaggaagaatcgacgatgaatttgttaGGCTAACAATTACGGGGAAAATTGACGATATTttacttcaaaaaactccGGTTAACTTAACTAACATTTTCCCTGAGATTGAGGATACacgaaactttgtgttgattgaaggagctcccggctctggcaagagcacccttgctctacacatctgtcaggagtgggcaaaggggaaactgttccaacagttcgatattgcaatcctggtgagactgagagatcccctCGTTAGAGAAGCAAAAACAATAGAAGATCTTCTCCCTTGTAGGAATTCAACACTGGCATGCCAAATAGGGGCAACAATTTCAGGGACTGATggcaaaggtgtactgtgggtgctggACGGATGGGACGAACTTCCTTCTGACCTCCCTAGACACTCAATCATTAACAAACTAATTCGACCAGACATGTCACAAAAAGGAGCCCTACACGAATCAGCTGTGATTGTAACATCTCGACCGTCATCTTCggctgagctccacccactagtcTCGTCCAGGGTGGAAGTGTTGGGGTTCAATCCACAtgaactagaacagtatttcACTGAGTGTCTGAAaggtgactcacaagctgtgcagactctactggagagaattcgagagaacccagtggtagaaggtagctgctacctccccctcaatgcttccattgtCGTTAATTGCTTCCTTTCTGACAACCACTCCCTCCCAACATCCAACCACGGGATATTCACATCAATTGTCCAGAGCTctctcaagagatacctcCAGGAGAAGTTGGGGAAGACCACTCCAGTGGGAGACATCACATCCCCAGACTCACTGCCCTCGGAAATCAGTACGCAGACCGtacaaatgtgtcaacttgcatatcaTGGGATCGAAAAAAACAAAGCGACATTTACTGACGGTGATTTGGCCGCTCTTTGCATTACGAAGGACATTTCAAACGTGGGATtattacaaactgttcccagtatcattagcgatggtcatttggtttactactgctttctccacctgtctattcaagagctactggcagcaatccacatctctctcatgTCTCCCAAGCAACAAATCTCTGTATTCCAGAAGCTCTTTGGGAATCCTCGATTCAGTGCAGTCTTCCAGTTTTATgctggtatcaccaaactgaGTACAAGTAGACCAATCCTCAGCAAGCTACCTCGATTCTTGTGTCCAGTTCCAGCCACTGTTTTTGATCTGGTCAGAAAGGTTGTCAAAACTGAGAAAGAGAAGTATGGTGAGAAGCCCCTTTTGTTGTCcctcatcaattgtttgtacgaagctgaagactcgcgactgtgtgtgtttgtggctaatcTTCTTAATCACAATCTAAATCTTGATTacactacaatgaatcctATCAACTGCCTCTCTGTTGGATATTTCGTATCAGCTTGTTCCAACACCAGTAATGGATTCACACTTAGTCTCAGAAGTTGCTCTATTAGTGAccaaggctgcaaatttctggtccgaggactctccaagtgtcccaactctaataatgatattcctaCAGAAGGGATACACATCGCTGAGATTATCGAGAACACTATTTCAATATCTGAATTGGATTTGTTTAATAATGCCATTGGCAACAGTGGACTTAGCACACTCTGTGAGGCCTTCTCAGCGAACATATCATTAAAGAGCCTGCACCTGACCAAATGCTCACTAACAATATCAGAcgacaatggagctgccctctatcaacttctgaatacaaacaattccctcgaatatcttaatttgtcatttaacacagtgactagctgtcgtcacattgctgctggacttgcagtcaataagactctgagaaCATTGCACTTGTATAACTGTgaactgactgatcagagtatcgaggagctatcaactggactgatcaacaAGATTGAAACACTGTACATTAGGGGTAATCActcaataacagaagatggaatgaagacgcttgccagacatctaaccacccactgctctgaactgacacGATTGGGGATACCCTACCACCTAGGATCCTGTATCGAGACAGTATTCAGGGACGTTAAcgaagagaggaagagaaatggactacccAAGATCAATGTTGATTATGTGTATGATTATGTGAGATTGTTGTGA
- the LOC135339168 gene encoding uncharacterized protein LOC135339168 — protein sequence MSLYICKSCSSSYAHSSSLARHVRQHREKALGKSLDLTQEISSQETSEIGYICCITCDSRFRFVQELIQHLTQAHETTVYTEKHEFSGFSEFLRWKEGEETRTCTQYVQPCGSRVRCGVRTWYYYCNRSGKSRSTTKGLRNSKLQGSEKLGVYCTAHLIVSQHTGGNVLVNFCSTHYGHTPEEDVMHLRLPKDFKLAVFNKLLQGVTIDRILDDIRDSVDEGGLKRCHHSTKKDIQNIKRVCNVDGVQKHSNDYTSVAAWVEELKSMEFCPVIAFKPQGVSSEREGVKDNDFLLALQTQFRGGSRKNKRGGLARKGRSPVRGRQSRPGQQPRQRRIFCKI from the exons ATGTCGCTCTATATTTGCAAGTCTTGCTCAAGCAGTTATGCACACAGCAGTAGTCTAGCTCGACATGTAAGGCAACACAGAGAAAAGGCTCTAGGGAAGAGTCTAGATCTGACCCAAGAAATCTCTTCACAAGAAACATCAGAAATTGGATATATCTGCTGTATTACTTGTGACTCCAG ATTTCGTTTCGTACAAGAGTTAATCCAACATCTAACACAAGCTCACGAAACAACTGTTTATACAGAGAAACATGAGTTTTCTGGCTTTTCAGAGTTTTTAAGATGGAAGGAGGGTGAAGAAACTCGAACCTGCACACAGTATGTGCAGCCGTGTGGATCCCGTGTCCGCTGTGGAGTACGTACTTGGTACTACTATTGTAACAGATCAGGAAAATCTAGATCAACCACAAAAGGCCTCAGAAATTCGAAGTTGCAGGGCTCGGAAAAATTAGGTGTCTACTGTACAGCTCACCTAATTGTAAGTCAGCACACAGGAGGAAATGTGCTGGTTAACTTTTGTTCCACGCATTATGGCCACACTCCAGAAGAAGATGTAATGCATTTACGACTCCCTAAGGACTTCAAGCTAGCTGTATTCAACAAACTGTTGCAAGGGGTGACGATAGATCGAATTCTAGATGACATTAGAGACAGTGTCGATGAAGGTGGCCTGAAACGGTGTCATCATAGCACAAAAAAAGATATCCAGAATATCAAAAGAGTGTGCAATGTGGATGGAGTACAAAAGCACTCAAACGACTACACAAGTGTTGCTGCATGGGTCGAAGAGCTGAAAAGCATGGAATTTTGTCCAGTTATTGCTTTCAAACCGCAAGGGGTGTCTAGTGAAAGAGAAGGAGTGAAAGACAACGATTTTTTGTTGGCACTTCAAACCCAgttcaggggcggatccaggaaaaacaaaaggggggggctagctAGAAAGGGGCGAAGCCCCGTACGAGGGCGGCAGAGCCGCCCAGGGCAACAACCTCGCCAGAGGCGAATTTTTTGcaagatttga
- the LOC135339167 gene encoding uncharacterized protein LOC135339167 produces MCASRETDGDSSSIFGDSNSTSSQDSGKGEFFINWELGTAGKSAKGEDKAMCDFAIRLKTLVEARELTGFYCEVKREMDGVSRRCFFTSDSANQKVKFISQLNKSFGSGGGFTCAFSDSELTRFLQFLKREHASDIKISKGTTVIGCQPGSDVWVFGDDIHIKSNGECISATESPYVWSPNCIMAQCDKVSFNELVPKLSIQSSSMEPLKDLLDGLQIATKHNYPRALLVLGGTIMSCHYTHIAAKYGGFPIVLAVGPTETGKSTALKAALSIFGMAKDAFYVEGSNAYFMERSALSCMPYGIDEATAHSKQLDVVKLIVDLHGAAKTANLRRGAFLPLSVPVIATNDKLKDDPRVKSRCVEISFRRPKVGPSTVEERKSRRDLESSIINGTPSGILHWVISLRQDLEKDGEAEVERILQQILQLPQFSEQPRLAQSWALILYFTFKMVRACGKDELENEIMACVTLNSTATEEGTDKTSSLESVVTDTVREVLEYCNGKVIRQVLTFVRTRLMVSNQEVVAIHLSHNGLKFTHSLDEIRNAVDQLEWGKGTDSKDFLNPTKHSGTLINRKTSDRVRAANIFLNKLPKNLHDVLRRVTDPETPLAEVIKCGLEVAEKTPCSEEEENSGPGLTTETEAVDGDKKHATVTTSLTETDGTSTDGSVDDGDKKRATRSSTIVPPFSKRLCKGNNIY; encoded by the exons ATGTGTGCATCACGAGAGACTGATGGAGACAGCAGTAGTATTTTCGGGGATTCTAATTCCACAAGCTCACAG GATTCTGGAAAGGGAGAATTTTTTATTAATTGGGAACTCGGAACTGCTGGGAAATCAGCAAAAGGAGAAGATAAGGCCATGTGTGATTTTGCAATCAGGCTGAAGACACTAGTGGAAGCGAGAGAATTGACTGGGTTTTACTGTGAAGTGAAACGCGAAATGGATGGTGTTAGCAG GAGATGTTTCTTCACAAGTGACTCTGCAAACCAGAAAGTAAAGTTCATCAGCCAGCTGAACAAGTCTTTTGGGAGCGGTGGTGGATTCACTTGTGCTTTTTCAGACTCCGAACTCACCAGATTTCTCCAGTTTCTCAAACGAGAGCATGCTTCGGATATTAAGATCTCCAAGGGAACCACCGTTATAGGATGCCAGCCTGGTAGCGATGTATGGGTGTTTGGTGATGACATCCATATCAAGTCTAACGGAGAGTGCATATCTGCAACGGAAAGTCCCTATGTGTGGTCACCCAATTGCATAATGGCACAGTGTGACAAAGTCAGCTTCAATGAGCTTGTGCCGAAACTTTCCATCCAAAGCAGCTCAATGGAACCTTTGAAGGATCTCCTCGACGGCCTACAGATAGCCACCAAGCACAATTATCCGCGTGCTCTCCTTGTTCTTGGTGGAACCATAATGTCTTGTCACTACACCCACATTGCTGCGAAGTATGGAGGATTTCCAATTGTGCTTGCTGTCGGACCAACTGAGACTGGCAAGTCAACTGCTCTAAAGGCTGCCCTGAGTATTTTTGGGATGGCCAAAGATGCCTTTTACGTTGAAGGTTCCAATGCTTATTTTATGGAAAGAAGTGCCCTCTCGTGTATGCCATATGGTATTGATGAGGCCACTGCACACAGCAAGCAGTTGGATGTTGTCAAGCTCATTGTCGACCTTCATGGAGCGGCTAAAACAGCCAATTTGCGTCGTGGTGCGTTTCTTCCACTGTCTGTACCTGTCATAGCAACCAATGACAAATTGAAGGATGATCCAag AGTGAAGAGCAGATGTGTGGAAATTTCCTTCCGAAGGCCAAAAGTTGGTCCCTCTACCGTTGAGGAAAGAAAGTCGAGACGTGACTTAGAGAGTTCAATCATTAACGGAACGCCTTCTGGCATTCTTCACTGGGTGATTTCTCTAAGACAAGACCTCGAAAAAGATGGAGAGGCAGAGGTGGAGAGGATTTTGCAGCAGATCCTTCAGCTGCCTCAGTTTAGTGAACAACCCAGACTAGCGCAAAGCTGGGCTCTTATTCTTTACTTTACATTCAAG ATGGTACGCGCCTGTGGGAAGGATGAGCTGGAGAATGAAATAATGGCGTGTGTAACTCTAAATAGCACTGCAACTGAGGAAGGTACTGACAAAACTAGTTCTCTTGAAAGTGTTGTGACTGACACAGTCAGGGAAGTGCTTGAGTACTGCAATGGAAAAGTCATAAGACAG gtactCACCTTTGTCAGAACAAGGTTGATGGTAAGCAACCAAGAAGTTGTGGCAATCCATCTTTCTCACAACGGGCTGAAATTTACTCATTCCCTTGATGAAATTAGAAATGCTGTCGACCAACTTGAGTGGGGGAAAGGCACGGACAGCAAAGATTTCCTGAATCCTACCAAACATAGTGGGACGTTAATAAATAGGAAAACAAGTGATCGCGTAAGAGCTGCCAACATCTTTCTTAACAAACTTCCTAAAAATCTTCACGATGTACTTAGAAGGG TGACCGACCCTGAGACTCCATTGGCTGAAGTAATTAAGTGTGGGCTGGAAGTGGCTGAAAAAACTCCATGCAGTGAGGAAGAGGAAAACAGTGGGCCAGGCTTAACTACTGAAACAGAAGCTGTCGATGGGGACAAGAAACATGCTACTGTAACAACATCACTGACTGAAACAGACGGTACATCTACTGATGGATCTGTCGATGATGGGGACAAGAAACGTGCTACAAGATCCTCGACTATTGTGCCTCCTTTTTCCAAAAGACTTTGCAAGGGGAACAATATTTACTAA